The genomic DNA CGCTCATGCGGAGCCGGGCGGTGGGGCCGGCGGCCGGTACGGCGGGCGGGTGGCCCCGGCCCGCTGCCGCCAGTCCCGCGGCACGATCACCTCCAGCACGTCGTCGACGGTGATCAGCCCCAGGATCCGGTCCCCGTCGTCGACGACCGGGACGACCAGCAGGTTGTGGTCCGTCATCAGCAGGGCCACGTCCTCGACGTCGGCGTCAGGACCGACCCGTACCGGATCCGCGTCCGCCAGATCCCCCAGGCGCCGCGCGGGATCGGCCTGGACGAGCTCCACCAGCGGTACGACCCCCGCCAGCCGGTGGTCCTCCGCCGTCACGAAGACGCTCGTCAGCGACTCCGGCTGGAGCGCGCCGGCGTCCCGTACCGCCGCGAACGCCTCCTCGGCCGTACCCGAGCCGGGAAACGTCAGCACGTCCAGGGACATCAGCCCGCCCGCGCTCGCCGGGTGGAACCCCAGCAGCGTCAGCACCCGCAGCCGCTGCTTGGCGCCCAGGGCGTCCAGGACGGGCTGCCGCCGCTCCTGCGGCAGCTCGCCCACGGCGTCGGCCGCGTCGTCCGCGGCCATCCGCTCCAGCACCGCCGCGATCTCGGCGTCCGACCGCTTGAGCAGCAGCCGGGCCTGCACGTCCGGCTCCAGCTCCTCGAACACGTCGGCTTCCAGCTCCGGGTCCGCGCCGACCGCCCGGAGGAGGTCCCGCGACTCGCCGCGGTCCGCCTCCTCCAGCAGATCCGCCAGCACGGCCGGCTTCAGCCGCCCCAGCCGGCCGTGCACCCGCCGGCCGGGCACCGTGGCGGCGTGCCCGATCAGCGGTTCGAACGACTTCCAGTCCCGCCAGCCGGAACCGGTCCGGCCGCCGCGGCGCAGCCAGCGGGGCCGGCGCCGCCGGGTGCCGACCCTGGTCACCGCCCAGCCCGCGGCCACCGGCTCCAGCAGCACGTCGTACACCCGGACGAACTCGGCCTCCCGCACGTCGATCAGGCGGTGCCCCAGCACGTCGGTACGGAGCAGCACCTCGCCCCCGCGCCGCTCGAACGCGCGCACGTCCAGCCGCCCGCTCGTGAGGGTCACCCCCTCCGCGCCCCACCGCTCCACCTGGTCGGCGGGCACGAACACCTCGCGCTGGCCCAGTTCCCCCACCACCCCCGTCACCAGCGGGTACTCCGGTCCGCGCAGCCGCACGATGACGTCCGAGACCCGCCCGACGACCTCCCCGTGCCGGCCGAACAACGGCCTGCCCACGACCTCCGCCAGCCCAAGGGAACCCTCCATGGGGAACAAAATAGACATTCAACCCAGCTCGCGCGGGCGCGGACACGACCCCGGCCCTGTGCTCCGGACACCGGGGACGCCGGGTGAAGGGGCGGTGTCGCTGACCTGCCGCCCGGGATCGGTGCCCCACGCTTGCCGGGTGACGGGAACCATGGGGCACGTGGACGGCAGCACGGCGGGTCCTCCGGGGCCCGCCGCCGTGCTGCCGAGCCTGAGCGAGGAGCAGGTCCGGGCGCTGCGGCGGGTGGGCAGGGCCTGGGGACGGGTGTCGGCGGCCCCCGAGGTGTGGCGGCGGGCGCTGCCGGTGGAGCCGGACGTCGGGTCGTTCCCGGCCAAGGCGGAGGCGAGCACGGCGTGGTTCGGGCGGGTGGTGCCGCTCTCCCCGCTGCGGAGGCGGGCCGCGGAGGGCCGGGCGCCGGAGGGCGGCGGCCCGGCGGAGGCGGGCTCACGCGTACGCCGGGTGCTGCTCGGGGCGCCGCTGGCGAGTTCGGCGTTCGTCAAGGAGCGGATGCGGAAGCTGGTGGCGCTGCCGGTGCTGTCGGCGGACGTGCTGTCGTCGGTGGCGTACGCGCCGGAGGCCATGCTCGCCGTACTGGTGCTGGCGGGCGCGGCGGGTCTCGCGTACTCGCTGCCCATCGCCGCGGTGGTCGTCTTCCTGATGCTGGCGGTGGGCGTGTCGTACCGCCAGACGATCCGCGCCTATCCGCACGGCGGCGGCTCGTACATCGTCGCGGGCGACAACCTGGGGTCCGTCGCGGGGCTGGTGGCCGCGGCCGGGCTGATGACGGACTACATCCTCACCGTCGCGGTCTCGATCGCGTCCGGGATCGCCGCCGTCACCTCCGCGCTGCCGGGGCTGCGGCCGCTGACGGTGCCGCTGGGCGTGCTGGTGATCACGGTGCTCCTCGCCGGGAACCTGCGGGGCATCCGGCAGGCCGGCAGCCTGTTCGCCGCCCCCACCTACGCGTTCATCATCGCCATGCTCGCCCTGATCGGGTACGGGCTCTTCGACGCGGCGCGCGGCGGCTTCCACCGGGTGCCCGCGCCGCACGTGCCCGTCACCGAGACCATCGGCGTCCTGCTGATCGCCAGGGCCTTCTCCTCCGGGGCGACCGCCATGACCGGGATCGAGGCCATCTCCAACGCCGTTCCCGCCTTCCGGCCGGTGGAGTGGCGCAACGCCCGTGCCACCCTGACCGGGATGCTGGGCCTGCTGATCACGATGTTCGTCGGCGTCGTGGCCCTGATCCACCTCACCGGGGTGGTGCCCACCACCAAGGAGACATTGCTCTCCCAGCTCGCCCATCTCTTCTTCGGGAACGGATGGTTCTACGTCTACGTCCAGGCGGCCACCGCCGCCGTGCTGCTCCTGGCCGCCAACACCGCCTTCAACGACTTCCCCCGGGTCCTGTCGCTGCTGGCCCGGGACGAGTACGTACCCAAGATGTTCCTGCGGCTCGGGGACCGGCTGGCGTACAGCGGCGGCATCGTGCTGCTGTCCCTGGCCGCGGCCCTGGTGTACGTCGCCTTCGGCGGCAAGACCAACGCCCTCATCCCGCTCTACGCCGTCGGCGTCTTCCTCGCCTTCACGCTCTCCCAGTCCGGCATGGTCGTGCACTGGTGGCGGCGGCGTGACCCGCACTGGCGCAAGAGCCTCGTCTTCAACGCCACCGGCGCCGCGCTGTCCGGGCTCGTCCTCCTGACGGCCGGCGTCAGCAAGTTCACCGCGGGCGCCTGGGCCGCGCTCATCGCCATCGCCCTCTTCCTGCTGGTGACCACCCGCATCAAGCGCCACTACACCACCGCGCGCGAGACCCTGCGGCTGCAGCCGCACGCCGTCGACCTCCCCGCCCGCACCGCCACCGGACCGCTGGCCCCCGCCGCCCGCACCGCGGACGGGCTGCCGGCCGACCG from Streptomyces sp. CMB-StM0423 includes the following:
- a CDS encoding magnesium transporter MgtE N-terminal domain-containing protein, with the translated sequence MEGSLGLAEVVGRPLFGRHGEVVGRVSDVIVRLRGPEYPLVTGVVGELGQREVFVPADQVERWGAEGVTLTSGRLDVRAFERRGGEVLLRTDVLGHRLIDVREAEFVRVYDVLLEPVAAGWAVTRVGTRRRRPRWLRRGGRTGSGWRDWKSFEPLIGHAATVPGRRVHGRLGRLKPAVLADLLEEADRGESRDLLRAVGADPELEADVFEELEPDVQARLLLKRSDAEIAAVLERMAADDAADAVGELPQERRQPVLDALGAKQRLRVLTLLGFHPASAGGLMSLDVLTFPGSGTAEEAFAAVRDAGALQPESLTSVFVTAEDHRLAGVVPLVELVQADPARRLGDLADADPVRVGPDADVEDVALLMTDHNLLVVPVVDDGDRILGLITVDDVLEVIVPRDWRQRAGATRPPYRPPAPPPGSA
- a CDS encoding APC family permease, coding for MGHVDGSTAGPPGPAAVLPSLSEEQVRALRRVGRAWGRVSAAPEVWRRALPVEPDVGSFPAKAEASTAWFGRVVPLSPLRRRAAEGRAPEGGGPAEAGSRVRRVLLGAPLASSAFVKERMRKLVALPVLSADVLSSVAYAPEAMLAVLVLAGAAGLAYSLPIAAVVVFLMLAVGVSYRQTIRAYPHGGGSYIVAGDNLGSVAGLVAAAGLMTDYILTVAVSIASGIAAVTSALPGLRPLTVPLGVLVITVLLAGNLRGIRQAGSLFAAPTYAFIIAMLALIGYGLFDAARGGFHRVPAPHVPVTETIGVLLIARAFSSGATAMTGIEAISNAVPAFRPVEWRNARATLTGMLGLLITMFVGVVALIHLTGVVPTTKETLLSQLAHLFFGNGWFYVYVQAATAAVLLLAANTAFNDFPRVLSLLARDEYVPKMFLRLGDRLAYSGGIVLLSLAAALVYVAFGGKTNALIPLYAVGVFLAFTLSQSGMVVHWWRRRDPHWRKSLVFNATGAALSGLVLLTAGVSKFTAGAWAALIAIALFLLVTTRIKRHYTTARETLRLQPHAVDLPARTATGPLAPAARTADGLPADRETEEIPEEIHHLSVVPIATLDLAGMRTLAYAASLGQPTLAVHISISEEEERRFRAYWSLWGNHLPLQTVLSPYRALVAPLVHYIETLHRLNPDLTLTVILPEVVTRHRRHQILHSRTAGRLRRGLRHLPKIVITTVPFHLPC